A genomic window from Mustela erminea isolate mMusErm1 chromosome 16, mMusErm1.Pri, whole genome shotgun sequence includes:
- the LOC116575064 gene encoding uncharacterized protein LOC116575064, translating to MTPSLHSSSESLDVGRWGLKPLSPCFTPPTPVIQPLFSSSSYHPHPFLSQVPRRALSARDWRRTGDLYALGGGGGVFQEAGARAGAGQQVDTRRPERAAGTAEGCSRRRGRRGLGCWRTEGRSVRRRERRALGPGTREAAAALARRFRCRLCVRLEDRCQRLGVKNLSFPFGRGQRRFHVCKTNFTFFASLRIKCAFRPGAAKGRGAGMRRVSPSFYF from the exons ATGACCCCTTCTCTGCACTCATCCTCGGAAAGTTTGGACGTTGGTCGGTGGGGCTTGAagcccctctctccctgttttacaccccccacccccgttattcagcctcttttttcttcctcctcttaccACCCCCACCCTTTCCTCTCTCAAGTTCCCCGAAGGGCGCTTAGTGCGCGGGACTGGCGGAGGACGGGGGATCTGTACGCcttgggcgggggagggggggtgttcCAAGAGGCCGGGGCGCGAGCAGGGGCTGGGCAGCAGGTAGACACCCGCCGGCCGGAGCGGGCAGCGGGCACAGCCGAGGGCTGCTcccggcggcgcgggcggcgcggACTCGGGTGCTGGCGAACGGAAGGCAGGTCCGTTAGGAGGCGGGAACGCCGGGCCTTGGGGCCAGGGACCCGGGAGGCGGCTGCAGCTCTCGCCAGGCGCTTTCGCTGCCGGTTGTGCGTTAGACTAGAGGATAGATGCCAGCGGCTTGGGGTCAagaatctttcctttccttttggcaGAGGgcaaagg aGGTTCCATGTCTGCAAAACGAACTTCACCTTCTTCGCCTCTCTCCGCATCAAGTGCGCCTTCCGGCCGGGAGCAGCTAAGGGAAGAGGGGCTGGAATGCGTCGGGTCTCGCCTTCCTTCTACTTCTAg